From a single Populus trichocarpa isolate Nisqually-1 chromosome 17, P.trichocarpa_v4.1, whole genome shotgun sequence genomic region:
- the LOC7482454 gene encoding plant cysteine oxidase 2, whose amino-acid sequence MVSASPLQKLYNTCNEVFDSCSAGIIPSPDNIQKLKAVLDDFKPADVGLSPEMPHFRASVAGETPVIRYIYIHECEKFSIGIFCLPPSSAIPLHNHPGMTVFSKLLFGTMHIKSYDWVVDVPPSTSAVVSPSKSKQPVVQQPEARLAEVKVNSNFTAPCNTSILYPTDGGNMHCFTAVTACAVLDVLGPPYGSDSDGRHCQFYFDFPFSNISVDGLSLPEGGKEGFAWLQERKKPEDLIVVGELYGDPTTVET is encoded by the exons ATGGTGTCTGCATCGCCGTTGCAGAAGCTTTATAACACCTGCAATGAAGTCTTCGACTCTTGTAGCGCTGGAATTATTCCTTCTCCCGATAATATCCAAAAGCTAAAGGCAGTTTTGG atgACTTCAAGCCTGCTGATGTTGGTCTCAGTCCAGAAATGCCACATTTTCGAGCTTCTGTAGCTGGGGAAACTCCTGTGATCAGATACATATATATCCATGAATGTGAAAAATTCTCT ATAGGGATTTTCTGCTTGCCGCCTTCAAGTGCCATTCCACTTCATAATCATCCTGGAATGACTGTATTTAGCAAACTTCTCTTTGGGACTATGCACATAAAATCATATGACTGGGTGGTTGATGTCCCTCCCAGCACATCTGCTGTGGTCAGTCCTTCAAAAt CAAAGCAGCCTGTTGTCCAGCAACCTGAAGCTCGTTTGGCCGAGGTCAAGGTCAACTCCAACTTCACTGCTCCGTGCAACACCTCTATCCTTTACCCCACTGATGGAGGCAACATGCATTGCTTTACAGCAGTGACAGCATGTGCTGTCCTAGATGTGCTTGGCCCTCCCTACGGATCCGATTCTGATGGCCGGCATTGCCAATTCTACTTTGACTTTCCATTTTCCAATATCTCAG TTGATGGACTTTCCTTGCCTGAAGGAGGGAAGGAAGGCTTTGCGTGGCTTCAAGAAAGGAAGAAACCCGAGGACTTAATTGTTGTAGGAGAACTGTACGGAGATCCAACAACTGTGGAGACGTGA